From a region of the Methanolobus tindarius DSM 2278 genome:
- a CDS encoding hydantoinase/oxoprolinase N-terminal domain-containing protein: MSYSLGIDAGGTYTDAVLLKDDDNTIIQSNKALTSYPDPLEGITKAIDGLDPECLRDVKVVSVSTTLSTNSILEGTGSPVALILIGNYDIKQELPTKHFIKVKGGHDHNGIETDTLEEEAIREFALSVKDKVSAFAISSYFSVRNHEHELRAKDIIMEHTGLPVVCSYELSQDLGAFERAVTAFLNAQLIPVTERFMTTVEAEIKSRGIDAKVFMLKCDGSVIGIQSALKKPIESIFSGPAGSLVGASFLANEETCAVIDVGGTSTDISVIYKGVPEMSDAGAVVGGWKTRVKAIKMETSAMGGDSHVWVKGANINIGPRRVIPLCRAAVLYPDFLEQLRANPMPSKLKIGVNYQPTKFYLRTDYEALEASQEEQEVLEAVKKEPTSTTEIFNRIKKFPASKVFDSLIQKRLLQPIGFTLTDALHVLGEYTERNVEAANVGADMLGSLVGMNRHEFAQHIKKEFSKNMACDLVSFFFDGVEKSEIRKMFDIQSPAKFKIEVPIVLIGGPVSAFVKEMQEILDARIILPEYSSVGNAAGALAAKGIRRFEVLIRPASMAAPDWEFLVFSEHGKNNFYEYQEALDYAVNLGETTVLSYMKEAGLDPSHIKIDIKKEEVIPVGWKTPMETKLVVLGVGNRDDSLEYC, from the coding sequence ATGAGTTATAGCCTAGGTATTGATGCAGGAGGGACGTATACTGATGCGGTTCTTTTGAAAGATGATGATAACACAATAATCCAGTCAAACAAAGCACTGACAAGTTATCCAGACCCTCTGGAAGGGATAACAAAAGCCATAGATGGATTGGATCCCGAATGTCTCAGAGATGTAAAAGTAGTGTCAGTATCCACAACACTTTCCACAAACAGTATACTTGAAGGAACGGGTTCACCGGTAGCCCTGATACTCATAGGAAATTATGATATCAAGCAGGAACTCCCTACAAAACATTTCATAAAAGTAAAAGGAGGGCACGACCACAACGGTATAGAAACCGATACTCTTGAGGAAGAAGCAATCAGGGAATTTGCCCTTAGTGTCAAAGACAAAGTTTCAGCCTTTGCAATCTCATCTTATTTTAGTGTAAGAAATCATGAACATGAACTCCGCGCAAAAGATATTATTATGGAACACACCGGCCTTCCAGTCGTCTGCAGTTATGAACTTTCTCAGGATCTCGGTGCATTTGAAAGAGCTGTTACAGCATTTTTGAACGCACAATTAATACCTGTAACTGAAAGATTTATGACGACAGTAGAAGCTGAAATTAAATCCAGAGGAATTGATGCAAAAGTATTCATGCTCAAATGTGATGGTTCAGTAATTGGAATACAGAGTGCTCTTAAAAAACCTATAGAATCTATATTCTCAGGACCTGCGGGGAGTCTTGTAGGTGCCTCATTCCTCGCAAATGAAGAAACATGTGCCGTAATAGATGTAGGAGGAACCAGCACGGATATATCTGTAATCTATAAAGGTGTTCCTGAAATGAGCGATGCAGGCGCAGTTGTAGGCGGATGGAAAACGAGAGTTAAAGCCATTAAAATGGAAACATCAGCTATGGGAGGCGATAGTCATGTATGGGTAAAAGGAGCAAATATCAATATAGGCCCAAGAAGAGTTATTCCCCTCTGCAGGGCTGCTGTACTTTACCCGGATTTCCTTGAACAACTCAGAGCAAATCCAATGCCATCAAAACTGAAAATTGGAGTGAATTACCAGCCAACTAAATTCTATCTAAGGACAGATTATGAAGCATTGGAAGCAAGTCAGGAGGAACAGGAAGTTCTTGAAGCTGTTAAAAAGGAACCAACATCCACAACAGAAATCTTTAACCGCATAAAAAAATTCCCTGCAAGCAAGGTATTTGACAGCCTCATACAAAAAAGATTGTTGCAACCAATTGGTTTCACACTTACAGATGCCCTTCACGTACTCGGTGAATACACTGAAAGGAATGTTGAAGCTGCAAATGTGGGTGCGGACATGCTTGGTTCCCTTGTAGGAATGAACAGGCATGAATTTGCCCAACATATCAAAAAAGAATTTTCAAAGAACATGGCATGTGACCTTGTATCATTCTTCTTTGACGGAGTTGAAAAATCTGAGATAAGAAAAATGTTCGATATCCAGTCACCTGCAAAGTTTAAGATAGAGGTACCTATAGTATTAATAGGAGGACCTGTATCCGCATTCGTAAAAGAAATGCAGGAAATACTGGATGCCAGAATAATCCTTCCTGAATATTCAAGTGTTGGAAATGCTGCCGGGGCGCTGGCTGCAAAAGGCATACGCAGATTTGAAGTACTTATAAGACCTGCATCCATGGCTGCTCCTGATTGGGAATTCCTTGTTTTCTCAGAACATGGAAAGAACAACTTCTATGAATATCAGGAAGCTCTGGACTATGCTGTAAACCTTGGTGAA
- a CDS encoding cobalamin B12-binding domain-containing protein, with translation MATKEEIIAKAKAAILDFDEDAAAEAAQEGLDADVDPVDLIQDGFTAAMNEVGDQFEAGTVFLPHVIAASEAMSAGVAILTPALEAKGSETASKGTIVIGTIEGDIHSIGKDIVATMLKIAGFKVVDLGRDVAIGKYVEAVKANKADVVASSALMTTTMVSQIQVEEQLKEAGVRDSVKTMVGGAPVTQDWATKIGADIYGENATDVVTKLNALF, from the coding sequence ATGGCAACAAAAGAAGAGATTATTGCAAAAGCAAAAGCAGCAATTTTAGACTTTGATGAGGATGCAGCAGCAGAAGCAGCTCAGGAAGGTCTTGACGCAGATGTAGATCCTGTTGACCTTATTCAGGATGGATTCACTGCAGCTATGAATGAAGTTGGTGACCAGTTTGAAGCAGGTACAGTATTCCTTCCACACGTCATTGCAGCATCAGAAGCAATGAGCGCAGGAGTAGCAATACTTACACCAGCTCTTGAAGCAAAAGGTTCAGAAACAGCAAGTAAGGGTACAATAGTTATCGGTACAATTGAGGGAGATATTCACTCAATCGGTAAGGACATTGTAGCAACAATGCTCAAGATCGCTGGTTTCAAGGTTGTAGACCTTGGAAGAGATGTAGCTATCGGTAAGTATGTCGAGGCTGTAAAAGCAAACAAGGCTGATGTAGTAGCTTCATCTGCTCTTATGACCACCACAATGGTCAGCCAGATCCAGGTCGAAGAACAGCTCAAGGAAGCAGGAGTTCGCGATTCCGTTAAGACAATGGTCGGTGGAGCACCTGTAACCCAGGACTGGGCAACAAAGATCGGCGCAGACATCTACGGAGAAAACGCAACAGACGTTGTAACAAAACTGAATGCACTCTTCTGA
- a CDS encoding DMT family transporter, whose translation MDLKALKKQEHQKRVKYGYMWALFCAVLWGMWYIPGTTVWVLNPFDEMYGEIAAGSGDGMALVIVAVLITAFNALTVILALTVWNGVLGKFGEMKRTVKEFHPCSKWFFLASIFGGPMAILGSFIAMGFVGGAFAAVAALMYPVVGSILAQKWYGEKISKRAYLGIAFIIAGGITIFGGGLLTELGSGNVAWIGYLGGLMAAAGWGIEGAIAGKGLDIAEPDVGLTLRFLGENIIWWIIIVPILAIVGFPMFKYALMAFEPLTLLVLVFAGITFGFCYVTWYKSFPLIGVGRGQGIGNLYGLFAVIFIFLFFGDVPSWTILLGGALCLGGSSIMFSEDTGEMESLRGD comes from the coding sequence ATGGATTTAAAAGCTTTAAAAAAGCAAGAACACCAGAAGAGGGTCAAGTATGGTTACATGTGGGCTCTCTTCTGTGCAGTTCTCTGGGGTATGTGGTATATTCCCGGTACTACTGTATGGGTACTTAACCCATTCGATGAAATGTATGGTGAAATCGCTGCAGGAAGCGGCGATGGTATGGCACTTGTAATCGTGGCTGTATTGATCACAGCATTTAATGCATTAACAGTTATTCTGGCTCTTACCGTCTGGAATGGCGTTCTAGGTAAGTTCGGTGAAATGAAGAGGACAGTGAAGGAATTCCATCCTTGTTCAAAATGGTTCTTCCTGGCATCTATTTTTGGTGGTCCAATGGCCATTCTTGGTTCTTTTATCGCAATGGGATTTGTTGGCGGTGCTTTTGCAGCGGTTGCAGCTCTTATGTATCCTGTTGTAGGTTCTATCCTTGCTCAGAAGTGGTATGGTGAAAAGATCTCAAAGAGGGCTTATCTTGGTATTGCTTTCATTATTGCAGGTGGTATCACCATATTCGGTGGTGGACTACTTACTGAGCTTGGAAGCGGAAACGTTGCCTGGATTGGTTATCTCGGTGGCCTTATGGCAGCAGCCGGATGGGGTATTGAAGGTGCTATAGCAGGTAAAGGTCTTGATATCGCAGAACCTGATGTTGGTCTGACACTGAGATTCCTCGGTGAAAACATCATCTGGTGGATTATCATTGTCCCAATACTGGCTATTGTTGGTTTCCCAATGTTTAAGTATGCACTTATGGCATTTGAACCACTCACACTTCTGGTACTTGTCTTTGCAGGAATTACATTTGGTTTCTGTTACGTTACATGGTACAAGTCTTTCCCACTTATTGGTGTTGGAAGGGGTCAGGGTATCGGTAACCTGTACGGTCTGTTCGCTGTAATATTCATCTTCCTTTTCTTCGGAGATGTCCCTTCATGGACTATCCTTCTGGGAGGTGCACTCTGTCTTGGAGGTAGCTCAATCATGTTCTCTGAAGACACCGGTGAAATGGAATCTCTGAGAGGTGACTAA
- the mtbC gene encoding dimethylamine corrinoid protein MtbC — protein sequence MSNEEMFKELADAVVTCKKDVVTAAVEKAKGEGIPAPEIIEKGLASGMNEVGVLFERGKLFLPHVMMAAGAMEEGVKLLEADMPKDAVSKKLGVIVNGTVEGDVHDIGKAIVSTMLQSAGFEVHDIGRDVPLQNFIDKIKETNADMVGLSALMTTTLQGQKDVIEMLKENGMRDGVKVMVGGAPATQAWADKIGADCYAENASEAVVKAKELLL from the coding sequence ATGAGCAATGAAGAAATGTTCAAAGAACTCGCAGATGCTGTCGTCACATGCAAGAAAGATGTTGTCACAGCAGCTGTAGAGAAGGCAAAGGGCGAGGGCATTCCTGCACCCGAGATCATCGAGAAGGGTCTTGCGTCCGGAATGAACGAAGTCGGTGTCCTTTTCGAAAGAGGAAAGTTATTCCTTCCTCACGTAATGATGGCTGCAGGCGCGATGGAAGAAGGTGTCAAGCTTCTTGAAGCAGACATGCCAAAGGACGCTGTCAGCAAGAAACTCGGTGTAATTGTCAACGGTACTGTCGAAGGTGACGTTCACGACATAGGAAAGGCAATTGTATCCACTATGCTTCAGTCAGCTGGCTTTGAAGTTCACGACATTGGAAGAGATGTTCCACTCCAGAATTTCATCGACAAGATAAAAGAGACAAATGCAGACATGGTAGGTCTTTCAGCACTTATGACCACCACTCTCCAGGGACAGAAAGATGTCATCGAGATGCTCAAAGAAAATGGTATGAGGGATGGCGTAAAGGTCATGGTCGGCGGTGCTCCTGCAACCCAGGCATGGGCTGACAAGATCGGTGCAGACTGCTATGCAGAAAATGCAAGTGAAGCTGTTGTAAAAGCTAAGGAACTTCTACTTTAA
- a CDS encoding methyltransferase cognate corrinoid protein, translating into MSNQEMLDKLRDTIVTQNINGCAEATQEALDSGMTAVEIINDGLSVGMKIIGDKFEAAEVYLPQIMMSAKAMNAAMEILVPILAEEKGADDEGVGLAVTYVQEGDIHDIGHRLVTTMLEANGFRIIDMGVDVPNDNIVEEIAKHKGKKVLLVGSALMTTSMLGQKDTVSMLAEEGLRDSVKIMFGGAPVSDAWIAEIGADATAENAADAARVALEIMQ; encoded by the coding sequence ATGTCAAATCAGGAAATGTTAGACAAACTTAGGGACACAATTGTCACTCAGAATATTAATGGCTGTGCCGAAGCTACCCAGGAAGCCCTGGACTCCGGTATGACAGCAGTTGAGATCATCAACGATGGTCTTTCAGTAGGTATGAAGATCATCGGAGACAAATTCGAGGCGGCAGAAGTCTATCTCCCACAGATCATGATGTCTGCAAAGGCAATGAATGCGGCAATGGAGATCCTTGTGCCTATCCTTGCAGAAGAAAAAGGTGCAGATGATGAAGGAGTCGGTCTTGCTGTTACTTACGTGCAGGAAGGCGATATTCACGATATCGGCCACCGCCTTGTAACCACCATGCTTGAAGCAAATGGTTTCAGAATAATTGACATGGGCGTAGATGTACCAAACGACAACATTGTTGAAGAAATTGCAAAACACAAGGGCAAGAAAGTACTGCTCGTGGGTTCCGCACTTATGACAACCTCAATGCTCGGACAGAAGGACACTGTATCCATGCTTGCAGAAGAGGGTCTTAGAGATTCTGTCAAGATAATGTTCGGTGGAGCACCAGTATCTGACGCATGGATCGCAGAGATCGGAGCAGATGCAACAGCAGAAAATGCAGCAGATGCAGCTCGTGTAGCACTTGAGATCATGCAGTAA
- a CDS encoding monomethylamine:corrinoid methyltransferase — translation MQNIYKYLKYAIGGEKRTEREHDIMVFKKSEELALKYGIEYDPKVFVPDDLEMGDAVFEAGIELLHSVGIFCRSTQRVINIDEEDILKALNTTNPLEIGRLKEKVVVPHRYPMISFPPVIIGGPTGGSVSEQNFLYINLSSVQENVVQGIYSGAMNQFGGEYIQPRSPLEMLAVLKASRNERLATKIGGREGLALMGPSTSTLTTSSLLVSSDELYSTCDPQEVYMDDLKVDYETLSKCIYHQEHGNHYITGQVPVFGGPCIGSPEGLAIMDVAETLQSKVLAHSSIHACGAVHANTGSSSAKEIMWASNLASLGISRNMNYYTARYYWNTAGICTDMMFYETAAQAIGDTVCGRNMLLGPSGRRGSAPDHSSGLESRFMGEMAQLATQLNLTEANNLVSKIYSKYANRLNNPPEGKPFEKCYNIRSEYDMEPTEEYLALYRKISYEIMGDMPGEPV, via the coding sequence ATGCAAAACATCTACAAGTACCTCAAATATGCTATTGGAGGGGAAAAACGCACAGAAAGAGAGCATGACATCATGGTGTTCAAGAAATCAGAAGAACTTGCTCTGAAATATGGAATAGAGTATGACCCTAAAGTTTTTGTACCCGATGACCTTGAAATGGGAGATGCTGTTTTTGAAGCAGGCATTGAACTTCTGCACTCAGTAGGAATTTTCTGCAGAAGCACTCAAAGAGTTATCAACATCGATGAAGAGGACATACTTAAAGCACTTAACACCACTAATCCCCTTGAAATAGGTCGGCTCAAAGAAAAAGTGGTTGTACCACATCGGTACCCTATGATATCATTCCCACCGGTAATTATCGGTGGGCCTACAGGTGGAAGTGTTTCTGAACAGAATTTTCTCTATATCAACCTGAGTTCTGTGCAGGAAAATGTTGTACAAGGCATATACAGTGGAGCAATGAACCAGTTTGGAGGAGAATACATACAACCCCGAAGTCCTCTGGAAATGCTTGCAGTCCTCAAGGCTTCCAGGAATGAGAGACTGGCTACAAAAATAGGTGGCAGAGAAGGACTGGCACTTATGGGCCCAAGCACCTCTACGCTTACAACATCATCTCTGCTAGTCTCATCAGATGAGCTTTATTCAACCTGTGACCCTCAGGAAGTCTACATGGACGATCTTAAGGTAGACTACGAAACCCTTTCAAAATGTATCTACCACCAGGAGCATGGTAACCACTATATAACAGGACAGGTACCTGTTTTCGGAGGACCTTGTATAGGTTCACCTGAAGGACTGGCGATTATGGATGTTGCAGAGACACTACAATCAAAGGTTCTGGCCCATTCAAGTATACATGCATGCGGTGCTGTACACGCTAACACGGGTTCATCATCTGCAAAGGAGATTATGTGGGCATCCAATTTGGCATCACTTGGTATTTCCAGAAATATGAACTACTATACTGCACGTTACTACTGGAATACTGCAGGCATTTGCACCGATATGATGTTCTACGAGACTGCTGCCCAAGCAATCGGAGATACCGTTTGCGGAAGAAATATGCTGCTTGGTCCAAGCGGAAGACGTGGAAGTGCTCCTGATCACTCCTCAGGGCTTGAATCGAGGTTCATGGGAGAAATGGCGCAGCTTGCTACGCAGTTGAATCTTACTGAAGCAAATAATCTGGTATCGAAAATTTATTCCAAATATGCTAACCGCCTGAATAATCCACCAGAAGGTAAACCTTTCGAAAAATGTTACAACATCCGCTCAGAATACGATATGGAGCCCACCGAGGAATATCTGGCGCTCTACAGGAAGATCTCTTATGAGATAATGGGTGATATGCCTGGAGAACCTGTTTGA
- the mtbA gene encoding methylcobamide:CoM methyltransferase MtbA: MAEYTPKERLARALTGQPVDRMPAVSVTQTGTVGQMEACGAFWPEANYDAEKMATLAEAGHTVIGFEAVRVPFDITAEAEFFGCEIKDGTQEQQPSVIGHVVSSMEDIENLKGYDLSNGRINVVCDAIKILADKYGDELPIMGSMIGPFSLAQHINGDEWFMAIMTNEEFGLALMEFTTEFNVAYAKKMVENGADTMVIIDPTASAQLIGNEFYEKFVVPYHKKICDAMHELNVPVVLHVCGDTTLGLSLMETCGVDGISVDQNVDAATAVGNVKNAVIVGNLDPVNMLWNQTTEAIKEQSQKVLDAGIGLLAPGCGIVSKTPTENLQAMVEMAKSHKY, translated from the coding sequence ATGGCAGAATACACCCCTAAAGAAAGATTAGCACGCGCATTAACAGGCCAGCCTGTAGACAGGATGCCTGCAGTCTCAGTAACCCAGACCGGAACAGTTGGGCAGATGGAAGCCTGTGGAGCTTTCTGGCCAGAAGCAAACTATGATGCTGAAAAGATGGCAACACTTGCCGAAGCAGGGCACACTGTAATTGGCTTTGAAGCAGTACGTGTTCCTTTCGACATCACTGCTGAAGCTGAATTCTTTGGCTGTGAGATCAAGGATGGTACACAGGAACAGCAGCCATCCGTAATTGGTCATGTCGTATCCAGCATGGAAGATATCGAAAATCTTAAAGGCTACGATCTTAGCAACGGCAGGATCAATGTTGTATGTGACGCAATTAAGATCCTTGCAGACAAGTATGGAGACGAACTCCCTATCATGGGCAGTATGATTGGTCCTTTCTCCCTTGCTCAGCACATCAATGGTGACGAATGGTTCATGGCTATCATGACAAATGAGGAATTCGGTCTTGCACTAATGGAGTTCACAACAGAATTTAATGTTGCTTATGCAAAGAAGATGGTTGAGAACGGTGCCGACACAATGGTAATCATTGATCCAACAGCAAGTGCTCAACTTATCGGTAATGAATTCTACGAGAAATTTGTGGTACCTTACCATAAGAAGATCTGCGATGCAATGCATGAACTCAATGTACCAGTAGTACTTCACGTATGTGGTGACACAACTCTTGGTCTCTCACTCATGGAAACCTGTGGTGTAGACGGTATAAGTGTTGACCAGAATGTGGACGCTGCAACAGCTGTAGGAAATGTAAAGAATGCAGTCATCGTCGGTAACCTTGATCCTGTAAACATGCTCTGGAACCAGACAACTGAGGCAATAAAGGAACAGTCACAGAAGGTACTGGATGCAGGAATCGGTCTGCTGGCACCTGGATGTGGTATTGTGAGCAAGACTCCTACCGAGAACCTCCAGGCAATGGTAGAGATGGCTAAAAGCCACAAATACTAG
- the twy1 gene encoding 4-demethylwyosine synthase TYW1: MPRKRKNKNKDSIDDESGITDFKSLLRKQGYSLAGKHSAVKTCMWLRRSMKDEGECYKSVFYGITSHRCLQMTPTLMCNQKCLHCWRPTEVDVPMPVGWDSPVEIVGSSIESQRKLISGFGGSAPLERWKEGNDPKHVAISLSGEPTLFPHLDKLIDEFKAQDFTTFVVSNGTVPEMMAKINPAQLYMSLDAPDRETYEKVCLPKSPVLWDNILKSLEILKSKETRTVIRITLIKGVNMFDSEGYAKLIKIAEPDYIEVKAYMHLGFSRKRLPREAMPQHDEVIDFSEKLAQHLGYKVADDVEVSRVVLLSKDGSVTHLL; the protein is encoded by the coding sequence ATGCCTCGCAAAAGAAAAAATAAAAATAAGGATTCCATTGATGACGAATCAGGAATCACAGATTTTAAGAGCCTGTTAAGAAAACAGGGCTATAGCCTTGCAGGCAAACATAGCGCTGTCAAGACTTGCATGTGGCTTCGCAGGTCTATGAAAGATGAAGGCGAATGCTACAAGTCCGTATTCTATGGAATCACATCTCACCGATGCCTTCAGATGACCCCTACTCTTATGTGTAACCAGAAGTGCCTGCACTGCTGGAGACCTACCGAAGTAGATGTACCCATGCCCGTTGGATGGGACTCTCCAGTGGAAATAGTGGGGTCTTCAATTGAGTCACAGAGAAAGCTCATATCTGGTTTTGGAGGTTCTGCACCCCTTGAACGCTGGAAAGAAGGCAACGATCCAAAGCATGTTGCTATTTCTCTCTCAGGAGAGCCTACTCTCTTCCCTCATCTTGACAAACTTATCGATGAGTTTAAAGCGCAGGATTTTACCACTTTTGTTGTGAGCAACGGTACTGTTCCTGAAATGATGGCAAAGATAAATCCTGCTCAGTTATATATGAGTCTGGATGCTCCTGACAGGGAAACCTACGAAAAGGTTTGCCTTCCGAAATCTCCTGTACTCTGGGACAATATTCTCAAATCCCTGGAAATACTTAAGAGTAAGGAAACAAGAACAGTTATCCGCATTACACTTATAAAAGGCGTCAATATGTTTGATTCGGAAGGTTATGCTAAACTCATAAAAATAGCAGAACCTGATTACATCGAGGTCAAAGCCTATATGCATCTTGGTTTTTCACGTAAGAGACTTCCACGTGAAGCAATGCCTCAACATGATGAAGTAATTGATTTTTCAGAAAAACTGGCACAGCATCTTGGTTACAAAGTAGCCGATGACGTTGAGGTCAGCAGAGTAGTTTTATTGTCAAAAGACGGGTCAGTTACCCATCTTCTTTGA
- the prf1 gene encoding peptide chain release factor aRF-1, whose product MSEQSAHSKYEFKKSLEELRTKKGRGTELISLYIPPTKQISDVTSQLRTEHGQAANIKSKVTRDNVQGALESLLSRLRYVEVPENGIVFFTGAVDIGANKTNMETRIIEPPQPIVTYRYHCDSAFFLEPLEEMLKDAKTYGLLVLDRREATVGLLVGKRIESHRNLTSTVPGKQRKGGQSAHRFQQLRLIAIHDFYKRIGDAASDVFLTIDHKDFEGVLIGGPSPTKEEFESGEFLHHEIQKKVLGLFDVAYTDESGLSELVNAASERLSDLDLMVEKKLMQRFFAELVSDSGKAAYGEAQVRENLNIGAVEILMISEGLRAERLTLKCPNGDYEGGITRNFKPGEEDTSNIPCPVCGSNVELLERVDIVDELSELADQMATQVEFISTDFDEGSQLLNAFGGIVAILRFSTGV is encoded by the coding sequence ATGTCAGAACAATCTGCTCATTCAAAATATGAATTTAAAAAATCACTGGAGGAGCTCCGTACCAAAAAAGGACGTGGTACCGAACTTATCTCTCTGTATATCCCCCCCACAAAGCAAATATCAGATGTCACATCCCAGCTCAGAACCGAGCACGGCCAGGCTGCTAATATTAAGTCCAAAGTTACACGTGATAATGTGCAAGGTGCGCTTGAATCCCTGCTTTCAAGGCTCAGGTATGTGGAAGTTCCTGAAAACGGTATTGTTTTCTTCACAGGTGCTGTTGACATCGGTGCTAATAAGACCAACATGGAAACGCGTATAATTGAGCCGCCACAGCCAATTGTAACATACAGGTATCATTGTGATTCCGCATTCTTCCTCGAACCGCTTGAGGAAATGCTCAAAGATGCAAAGACATACGGTCTTCTTGTACTTGACAGAAGGGAAGCAACAGTCGGTCTTCTTGTAGGAAAGCGTATAGAATCTCACAGAAATCTGACTTCAACTGTTCCGGGAAAACAGAGAAAAGGAGGTCAGAGTGCTCACAGGTTCCAGCAGCTCAGGCTTATTGCAATTCATGATTTCTACAAACGTATTGGAGACGCTGCAAGTGATGTTTTCCTTACAATTGACCACAAGGACTTCGAAGGTGTACTGATAGGTGGTCCTTCCCCTACAAAGGAAGAATTTGAGTCCGGAGAGTTCCTGCACCACGAAATACAGAAAAAAGTGCTTGGTCTCTTTGATGTAGCATACACCGATGAATCAGGTCTTTCTGAACTAGTGAACGCTGCCAGTGAAAGGCTTTCAGATCTGGACCTTATGGTTGAGAAAAAGCTCATGCAGCGTTTCTTTGCAGAACTGGTTTCCGACTCCGGCAAGGCAGCATATGGAGAGGCACAGGTACGTGAAAATCTGAATATCGGTGCAGTAGAGATCCTTATGATATCAGAGGGTCTCAGGGCCGAAAGACTCACTCTTAAATGTCCTAACGGGGATTACGAGGGTGGAATAACCCGTAACTTCAAACCCGGAGAGGAAGATACTTCTAATATTCCTTGTCCTGTGTGCGGTTCAAATGTAGAATTACTAGAAAGAGTGGATATTGTTGATGAACTTTCAGAACTTGCTGACCAGATGGCAACACAGGTGGAATTCATATCAACTGATTTCGATGAAGGTTCCCAGCTTCTGAATGCATTCGGTGGAATTGTAGCAATCCTAAGATTCAGTACTGGTGTCTGA